DNA sequence from the Chitinispirillales bacterium ANBcel5 genome:
AGAAGGTTTCAGGGTACAAACTGTAAAAAGCATACCCCTCTGGTATTCTTCTTTGAACATAATAAGGCAACTGGGTTGCTTTAAGGTGTTTGAAGAGAGGAAAAAACTGTGTCATTTTTTCCAAAGATCTGCCGTTTTTTAAATAATCATAATATACCTGTGCGCTGAGAATCGTTAATTGTCTTAACAAACCTCCGGCACGAGTGAAGTGTTCTGCATTTGGACTATAGTAGTCACACACACAGCTCTCGAATTCCCCACACTCGATTAGTAATTCAACGATACTGTCTTCAGTTGCTCTATCTAAAATCCGATCGGCACATCTTTTTACCTCTTCAAGAAACGTCTCTGTTCTACAGATCAAATTGTGATTAGCATAAACCAGCATATCAATGCCTTTCAGAGACGCCCTGTGTAATTAATTAGTGATATTTCAACATATTCATCGCCGATATCCAAAACCGAAACAGATGCAGTATCGATGGTTAGTCGGTGCATTGACCCAAGATCAATCCCTCCATAGTAACATAGTATAGCTTTTAATGGATCACTGTGACCCACAATTGCAATGTTACCACCCGAATAATTTTTTCTCAACTCTTCAACTTTTTGGACCTGGCGACTTTGTACTTCAATCATCATCTCTCCATCAGGAGCTCTAACCATCTCCCTAAAAGAGTTGAACCTTTGCCATAGTGGATCCTCATCTAAATCTTCAAAACTTTTACCAGTCCACTTACCAAAATCAATCTCATTAAAACTTTCATCAGTAGACACTTTCAGATCTTGACTGAGCCCAATGGTTTCAGCTGTTTCTACGGCTCTTTCAAGTGGTGAAGATACTATATGATTCAAAGGTGTATTTACGAACAGTTGGGAAAGAGCTTTGACCTGTTCCCTCCCCTGTTTATTGAGATGAACTCCTAAGGTTCTTCCATTCAGTTTACTGTCAACGGAATCGCAAATACCATGTCTAATTAAAAATATTTTAGTCAATTTAGTTAACTCCGGAAGTTAAAATAATCTGATGATTGACTCTATTTTTGGCGCCCCAGCTATATTTATAATCTTCCTCTCCTCTTAAAAAATCAAAAACTCTAAAGCCTTTTGCTATTAAATCTTTCATAGCAAGATACAAACACACCGATCCAATACTAACATTTTCAAAATTAGCATCGAAACCACTTATATACCCATAAGCACAATCATTATGCACCAGGATATAGAATGCAGCACAAACCTTTTCTTCACAACTGAACCTATAAAGTAATAGCCTGTTATTTCTGACCATTTCTCTTCCAGAGCACAGGTGGAATTTTTTGACCTTATCTTCTGATAACACACCATTCATTCCTTTGTTTTTCCAGCGCTTTGTATGAACCTTAATTAAATCGTCCATAAACACTTCAAATGTATTATCATCCGCGATTTCCATCGAAACCATGCTTTTATTCTTTTCAAGATATTTAATCCCTCTCCTTATATTTTTTCTCAGTTTTTTGGAAGCAATGTGCGTAATAAATTCATCAGAACTATTTGGTAGTATTAGATATGGACATCTACTTAGCTGCGTAATATGAACACTTGTTAATTTATCATTTTTTATTGTTAAGAGTATTGAATCTTTTTTTACTTCCTGAAGATCAATAATACTATACTGATGTTGATTATGTTGAAAATATTTATATAATGAATTGAGTACCTGAGTTTCATATCCATTCTTGATAATGATATCGAGATAATCACTAATTCCCGAACCTATAAAACTTAGCGTTTTTTCACCGTGCACCTCGTAGAGAAACAAAGGTGCCAATGCAATAAGTTTGTTTTCTGAGTTATATACAGTAATCACCCTGAGATGATCATTTCCAAATTGATACCACCAATTAAGTATCCACTCAGGACTCTGAAACGGTGTAGCTGTTTTGCTCTCATAAATCAAATCATTCCACTGAGCAATTATAGATTTAAGCTTTTTAACAGAATTTATTTCTTCTAAACGCACTTATTACCAACTCACATTTGATTCTTGCATTTTACACTTATTAATTATTTTGTTATATGTATTGATATATTCTTTTACCATTCTCTCTCTTGAATAATAATGTTCATAAGTATTTTTACAATACTCTCTACTAATTTCAGAAACGTTTTTAATTGCCTCAGCCATTTCCTGAATATTTTCCACTAAAAACCCATTTTTCCCGTTTTCTACAATATCTTTAAGGGCACCCGATGTATAAGCGATAACAGGTGTACCACAGGAAAGTGCTTCCATCGCAACCAACGAACTCGTTTCGGGAGCCTTACTGCTTACAAGTAAGCATCTGGAATTACGCAGTAATTTGTATCGGTGAAAAAGTGATGCTGATCCGATAAACCTGTATTTTTTTTCATCTATTCGGGGTAAAAGTGTATTTTGATAGTATTTAATATGTTCTTCGTATGGAAATACTTCCCCTACTAATAGCAATGGTATATTTGCCTTTTTTGCAGCATCAAATGCCTCATGAAAATTTTTTTCAGGACAAATTCGCCCCATACACAAAGCATACTTACCCGGGCTATTGGTAACCGAACCGTTGTTTTCAGGTACTCCGTTATTAATTAAGTATAGATTATTTAATTTTTTTTTGACTGAAGTAAACTGATGATTAGATACACAGTTAAAGTAAACCTGTTGAGACTGAATTGAATAAATCTCATCCGAATACCACGACAATGGTAAGTGTATTGTAATAAGTGAAGGAATATATGAATTTACATAAAAATATCGATTAAAGTTTATTCCGTGATAGTGAATGATGTTAACTTTATACTGATTTGCAACTTCTTCTACCTTAGCTTTGTACTCTTTTTCAATTGAACTACGGGTTTTCTCATCTATTTTTCCATCAGGAAATGATGTTTCAATGAGAGTACCGAAAACCTTTGATCCTCTGGAAGCTATGACTATACTTCTTAAATTATTTTCTACCAGTGCTCTGTCTAGTTGCAATAATATTTGCTCAGCTCCACCAGCAGTTCTTTCTTTTAAAGGTGAAAAAGGATAAGCAACGTTTAGTACAGTAAGAGCCATCTAAGATTTCCTTTTAAGGCCAAGCATATGCATAGATTCTGATGCAGCCTGACGCCACTCTCTTCCAGTAATACCCCATTCCATCAACTCATAAAACAATATTCCGGAATGAGGATTATTTAAATAATTATAAGTGGGTGCTTTTCTAAAAATTTCTTTTGTTATATCAAAGTGTTTAATCATTTCTACTTGTGTTTTATAGCACGAAACCATTTCATGTTTTATTTCCAGATCATTATTACTAATGTTTGATGATATGCTTTTTGTTAAATTATTCAGGAAATAGTTGGTCTTTATTGAACAATCATGGTTAAAATAAGATGAGAATTCATATACATCTGTATTAACTTCTTTTAACATTCTGCAAGCAGACCA
Encoded proteins:
- a CDS encoding histidine phosphatase family protein — protein: MTKIFLIRHGICDSVDSKLNGRTLGVHLNKQGREQVKALSQLFVNTPLNHIVSSPLERAVETAETIGLSQDLKVSTDESFNEIDFGKWTGKSFEDLDEDPLWQRFNSFREMVRAPDGEMMIEVQSRQVQKVEELRKNYSGGNIAIVGHSDPLKAILCYYGGIDLGSMHRLTIDTASVSVLDIGDEYVEISLINYTGRL
- a CDS encoding GNAT family N-acetyltransferase encodes the protein MRLEEINSVKKLKSIIAQWNDLIYESKTATPFQSPEWILNWWYQFGNDHLRVITVYNSENKLIALAPLFLYEVHGEKTLSFIGSGISDYLDIIIKNGYETQVLNSLYKYFQHNQHQYSIIDLQEVKKDSILLTIKNDKLTSVHITQLSRCPYLILPNSSDEFITHIASKKLRKNIRRGIKYLEKNKSMVSMEIADDNTFEVFMDDLIKVHTKRWKNKGMNGVLSEDKVKKFHLCSGREMVRNNRLLLYRFSCEEKVCAAFYILVHNDCAYGYISGFDANFENVSIGSVCLYLAMKDLIAKGFRVFDFLRGEEDYKYSWGAKNRVNHQIILTSGVN
- a CDS encoding glycosyltransferase, encoding MALTVLNVAYPFSPLKERTAGGAEQILLQLDRALVENNLRSIVIASRGSKVFGTLIETSFPDGKIDEKTRSSIEKEYKAKVEEVANQYKVNIIHYHGINFNRYFYVNSYIPSLITIHLPLSWYSDEIYSIQSQQVYFNCVSNHQFTSVKKKLNNLYLINNGVPENNGSVTNSPGKYALCMGRICPEKNFHEAFDAAKKANIPLLLVGEVFPYEEHIKYYQNTLLPRIDEKKYRFIGSASLFHRYKLLRNSRCLLVSSKAPETSSLVAMEALSCGTPVIAYTSGALKDIVENGKNGFLVENIQEMAEAIKNVSEISREYCKNTYEHYYSRERMVKEYINTYNKIINKCKMQESNVSW